The Deinococcus detaillensis genomic sequence GCCCAACTTGCGGCGAATACACGCCCGTAGAACTCAGCAGCACAAAATGCTTGACCTCGGCTTGCAGCGCCGCGTTGAGAGCGTTCAGGGTGCCGCCAAGATTCACTTCCAGCAGCCGGAGATCGCTACCACTGGTGAGAGCGGCGGCATGGACGACAGCGCGGGGCTGAATCTCAGCGACACGCCGACAAAGCTGCTCAGCGTTCAGAACATCAATCACTTCGTCCGCACCACTCAGATCAGCGCCGATGACCGGCACGCCCGCCTCGCGCCAGTGCTGAATCAAGGCCCGGCCTACAAAGCCCCCTGCACCAGTCAAGAAAATGGGCGGAGGATGAGTCATGGGCGTACGAACTGTCCGTCGCCCGCTTGTCCGGTGATTTGACCAGCAGCGTAGACCGTCTTGCCATTGACGATGGTGCGCTCGACTTTGCCCTGAAATCGCTGCCCGTCCAGAAAATAGTCGGTGTCGCGGGCCTGACTCCGCTCAGTTTGACGATCGACCACAGTCATTGCCTTGAGATCAACCAGAATTAGATCGGCGTCTGCTCCCACTTGGATGACCCCTTTTCGGTTCGCCAGCCCGAAGCGGCGTGCACCGTTGCTACTCATCAAGTCCACTGCCTGCCCGAGACTCAGTTTGCCTTGTGCCGCTGCGTCAAGCAGCATTGGCACCAGAAACTCGACGCCGGGTGCCCCGGGCGGAGCGGCCCAGATATTGTTCCTAGCACGCTCTTTTTCAGCAACTGTGAAAGGAGAGTGATCAGTAGTCACGCTCAGAATAGAGCCGTTCCGCAGCCCATCCCACAGCGCTTCGATATCAGCCTCTTTTCGAAGCGGCGGATTGATTTTAGCGTAACTCCCGAAACGGCTCAGGGCATCCTCAGTGAAACTCAGATACTGTGGGCAGGTTTCTCCAGTGATGTCCTGCGAACCTTGCCAACGTTGCAAAGTTCGCAGGGCGTGCGCTGAGGTGAGGTGAGCGATATGCAGTTTGGTGCCGACCAGATCATTCAGGGTCGCTATCTTGGCAATCGCTAACGCCTCAACCACCGGCGGGCGAGATTCACCGTGAGTGAGCGCGTCGTTTCTGCCGGTGGCTTTGACCTGCGCCGTGAAATGATCCATGAGTGGCTGGCTTTCCGCGTGGACAACCGTGACCAGTCCCGTTTGGCGTACCAACTCCAAAACGCGCAGTTGCTCGGCCTCGCCCGGTACACACAGCCCCTCGAATTCGTCCTCACGGCCTGGGACCGCTTCGGTGGTAAAGATCTTGTAGGCAATTGCGCCTTCCCGTGCCATGCCGTGTACCAGCTCAGCGTCGAGAAGGCCAGGAGCGCCGTAGAGCGCGAAATTAACGACTGCCTCGCGCCGCCCCTGCTCACGGCGGGACACGAAAATCTCCGGCGTCGCGCAGCATGGCTTAGAGATTGGCATTTCAAAAACAGTGGTCACGCCTCCGGCAGCAGCAGCGCGGGTTTCGCTTTCCCAAGTGCCCCGTTCAGGGTAAGCTGGAGCGCGAACGTGAAAGTGAATGTCAATCGCCCCCGGCAGTAGATGCTGGCCCCCAGCGTCAATGATTTCGGCAGCCTGAGCCTCGCTGTGGGGCGCAAGCAGGGCTACGATTTTGTCCTTGGTAAGTGCAACGTCAAGCTGCGCTTCCCCGGCGGGCGTCATGACCGTCGCTCCGCGAATCAGCACATCAAACATGCAGTCCCCCTGCCAGCAGCGTCCGCGAGAGAAAGCCTGACAGCACTGCCTCACAGGTGGTCAGCTCAGCGATGCTGACGTACTCGTCTGCGGCGTGAGCCGCTTCGTAACTCCCCGCGCCGAAAATAACCATGTCGCCCCTTGCCAGTTCGGTCAGGTGCTTGGCGTCGCTGCCCGGCCAGTAGCCGACAGGCTGCACTGGCGTGTTGGTGTAGTGACTGGCGTACTCTAAGAACGCTTGACCCAATTCAGTCTGAATTTCAGCTTCAAACCAGCTAGAGTAAAGAAATCCACCGATCTCAGCCGTTGAGGGAGCGATTTGGGCACTCAGAACCAACTGCTCCAATTCGCGCTGCACCTGCAGCGGCTCTTCTCCCGGCACCATTCGGCGGTCGAGTTCGATGGTGCATTGGTCGGCGACGGCGTTGGCTGTGCTCCCCCCCGTGATTACCCCGATGTTGCAAGTCGGGTTGCCGGTCATAGGGTGTGAATGTTGTGCCAACTGCCGGTGATAGTCTTCCAGCGTCAGAATTACCCGCGCCATGGCGTTGATGGCATTGATCCCCCGGTCTGGATTGGTGGCGTGAGCGCTGCGCCCACGGGTGGTGACTGTGGCCCGCATCACGCCCTTATGAACGGTAGCGACTCGGTTAAAGGTCTGTGCCCCAACGACAATCAGGTCGCAGAGCGGGAGATGACCCGTCTGTACCAGCCAGCGGGTACCGAGTTGCCCACCGACTTTTTCCTCAGAAGCCGCCACCAGAATGAGCGTGCCATTGGGCCGGTGAGCACAGAGTTTTTTGAAAGTAATCATCATGGCCGCCAGTGTGCCTTTGTCGTCCACACTGCCCTTGCCGTACATGTTGCCGTTGCGTTCCACGCCCACGAACGGATCGCTTGTCCAGGCGGCGGCCTCCGTCCGTGTGACTGGCACGGTATCGGTATGGGCGTGCAGCATGATCACAGGAGATCCCTCGCCCACCCGCGCCACCACGCTTTGCGCTTCAGGCTTCTCACTTGGAGCCAGCACCTGAACTGCCCCACCGATCTCCTGAAGCCACTGCGCGACAAATTGGGCTATGCTCCGGCTATCGCCAGTTGGATTGGTCGAGGGGATACTGATGAG encodes the following:
- a CDS encoding M20 family metallopeptidase, with the protein product MTELTELLKTLISIPSTNPTGDSRSIAQFVAQWLQEIGGAVQVLAPSEKPEAQSVVARVGEGSPVIMLHAHTDTVPVTRTEAAAWTSDPFVGVERNGNMYGKGSVDDKGTLAAMMITFKKLCAHRPNGTLILVAASEEKVGGQLGTRWLVQTGHLPLCDLIVVGAQTFNRVATVHKGVMRATVTTRGRSAHATNPDRGINAINAMARVILTLEDYHRQLAQHSHPMTGNPTCNIGVITGGSTANAVADQCTIELDRRMVPGEEPLQVQRELEQLVLSAQIAPSTAEIGGFLYSSWFEAEIQTELGQAFLEYASHYTNTPVQPVGYWPGSDAKHLTELARGDMVIFGAGSYEAAHAADEYVSIAELTTCEAVLSGFLSRTLLAGGLHV
- a CDS encoding dihydroorotase, producing MFDVLIRGATVMTPAGEAQLDVALTKDKIVALLAPHSEAQAAEIIDAGGQHLLPGAIDIHFHVRAPAYPERGTWESETRAAAAGGVTTVFEMPISKPCCATPEIFVSRREQGRREAVVNFALYGAPGLLDAELVHGMAREGAIAYKIFTTEAVPGREDEFEGLCVPGEAEQLRVLELVRQTGLVTVVHAESQPLMDHFTAQVKATGRNDALTHGESRPPVVEALAIAKIATLNDLVGTKLHIAHLTSAHALRTLQRWQGSQDITGETCPQYLSFTEDALSRFGSYAKINPPLRKEADIEALWDGLRNGSILSVTTDHSPFTVAEKERARNNIWAAPPGAPGVEFLVPMLLDAAAQGKLSLGQAVDLMSSNGARRFGLANRKGVIQVGADADLILVDLKAMTVVDRQTERSQARDTDYFLDGQRFQGKVERTIVNGKTVYAAGQITGQAGDGQFVRP